The region gaagaggaactgaaaagcctcttgatgaaagtgaaagaggagagtgaaaaaggtggcttaaagctgaacattcagatcagaactaagatcatggcatctggtcccatcacctcatgggaaatagatggggagacagtggaaacagtgtcagactttatttttgggggctccaaaatcactgcagatggtgactgcagccatgaaattaaaagactcttactccttggaaggaaagttatgaccaacttagatagcatattaaaaagcagagacattactttgccaacaaaggtccgtctggtcaaggctatggtttttccagtggtcatgtatggatgtgagagctgcaccataaagaaagctgagtgctggagaattgatgcttttgaactgtggtgttggaggagactcttaagagtcccttggactgtaaagggatcaaaccagtcaatcctaaggaaatcagtcctgaatattcattggaaggactgatgctaaagctgaaactccaatactttggccacctgatatgaagcgTGATAACAGTGTTGTTAGCTGAAAGGACATACCTAGGTTCTTGTCCACTTGCTTTGCGTAAGTGGGAGCTGGAGAGTGGCTGGCAGACTGAGTTATGAGCCCACATTTAAATTTTCCTAGTGAAGTCCAGAGGTCTCTATGAGTGTGATTCTAATTGTATCATTCTGTTCAACTCAATTTCAGGTGAAATGTCCATATAAGAAAGTAGACTTCAGTTGGTTCCAGGGAACAGTGAATCCCTGCCCTGGTTTATACCAACCCATCTGTGGCAACAATTTGATAACCTATGACAACCCATGCATCTTGTGTGTTGAGAGTATGTGAGTACCACTGGgcgaaaaatacaacaaaaaagctTGGTCCGAGGCAATTACTATCAATCTCTTCTACCAAGTACGACAGCTATGAAGCCAGGAATTTGCTCCAGTATGCTCAGATAACAATCAGCCCCCACTCAGGAGAACGTGTGGTAACACAGAGCACTCTTGAGTAGAAAGCAGACGCGCTGTACTCAGGAGTGTTTGCTGGGCTCTTTCTTCTCTCAGCCCTCACATTCCCATAAGCCAACTGAcagatttgttttcatttgaagCTTCAAACATCCCTTTGAGTCCTTGAAATTCTTTGGTTTTAAGATAAGTTGTAGTTTCCTTCTTTCAGATATCTTCAACCTCACGTGTCTGAAATTCTGAGCTAGGATAAGGCGACCATAAAGTTTGGGGCCTTTGGTAAAGGGTCAATGCTTAGTCTTTGGATTTATGGAACATGATTATCAGTGATGAGACTCTGAGTTCTCACAAAATGTGGGGCTTCAGGGTTGATCTCTGTATAAGACAGTCCAGTTTTCAGGGAGAAAAACTCTTCCCATAGCATCAGAGTGGAGGCCTCTATCCAATAATAATTTTGCATATTTCACAAAGGGCAATGACAGGAATACGTAAACTCTAGGCCATCCCCACTACTGAGGAATTCAGCCAAAGTGTAAGAGTATTGACAGAATAAGTTAAAGACTGATATGCCTCATATATCAcaagctcaggcctgattaaataACTTATTTTCAGAGATATT is a window of Muntiacus reevesi chromosome 1, mMunRee1.1, whole genome shotgun sequence DNA encoding:
- the SPINK14 gene encoding serine protease inhibitor Kazal-type 14, whose product is MVSGPPRWWPPHGNIKVKCPYKKVDFSWFQGTVNPCPGLYQPICGNNLITYDNPCILCVESMKSRGKIRFLHDGQC